In a single window of the Streptomyces sp. CGMCC 4.7035 genome:
- a CDS encoding SigE family RNA polymerase sigma factor codes for MGTVVDDAASAEFHAFFERHHAELARFAHMLTGEADAADDLAADALLEMWRRWDRVRAADHPVAYARGVVANLARTRIRSAVRERRRITLFWSQREEKTENPDVSAVLDVQGALRRLPFRKRACVVLRHAFDLSEKDTALALGISVGTVKSQTSKGVAELKRLLGTDEAPRRIPATVGRTGGAGGRNR; via the coding sequence GTGGGCACTGTCGTCGACGACGCCGCCTCCGCGGAGTTCCATGCCTTCTTCGAGCGCCACCACGCCGAACTCGCCCGTTTCGCCCATATGCTGACCGGCGAGGCGGACGCCGCCGACGATCTCGCGGCGGACGCACTGCTGGAGATGTGGCGCCGCTGGGACCGGGTGCGCGCGGCGGACCACCCGGTGGCGTACGCGCGCGGGGTGGTCGCCAATCTGGCCCGTACCCGGATCCGCAGCGCGGTGCGCGAACGCCGGCGGATCACCCTCTTCTGGTCCCAGCGCGAGGAGAAGACCGAGAACCCGGACGTGTCGGCGGTCCTCGACGTCCAGGGCGCGCTGCGCCGGCTGCCGTTCCGCAAGCGGGCGTGCGTGGTGCTGCGGCATGCCTTCGACCTCTCCGAGAAGGACACCGCGCTCGCGCTGGGCATCTCAGTGGGTACGGTGAAGAGCCAGACGTCGAAGGGGGTGGCCGAATTGAAGCGCCTCCTGGGCACCGACGAGGCACCGCGGCGCATTCCCGCCACGGTGGGGCGCACCGGTGGAGCTGGAGGAAGGAACCGATGA
- a CDS encoding right-handed parallel beta-helix repeat-containing protein — protein MLQSTGRHRRTRTLSIAAAVAVASGAGGVYLGLSNGGAQAASTTVTVSTTAQLQSAVANAAAGTTIEVHGGTYTPTAALKSTASGTGSARITLQAYGSEKVKIDGSKLPAGSWLAGIYGSYWTVQNITFQNSPAQGFVVTSSTGGIFKNLVTANNGDSGFTLRGDNTVNNLVQNLDSHGNYDAAAHGQNADGIAIKFGSGTGNKITGARLYNNSDDGLDLWQFSSPVTIEHSWAFGNGKNRWSDSAFEGNGNGFKLGGGGASVAHVVNNNAAWDNMLNGFTENSNTGAIVLNRNTAYSNAEAGFYFATGKARLARNLAVSNKGGLSKLGSSTVSAANNWDSGVSTPSFKSTDATTAYGSRKSDGSLPATTFLTTGSTTIGSTMN, from the coding sequence GTGCTTCAGAGCACCGGACGCCACCGCCGGACCCGTACGCTCTCGATCGCCGCCGCGGTGGCCGTCGCCTCGGGTGCGGGCGGTGTCTACCTAGGCCTGTCGAACGGCGGCGCCCAGGCCGCCTCCACGACGGTCACCGTTTCCACCACGGCCCAGCTCCAGTCGGCCGTCGCCAACGCCGCCGCCGGTACGACCATTGAGGTGCACGGCGGCACCTACACCCCGACGGCCGCACTCAAGTCCACCGCCAGCGGCACCGGTTCGGCGAGGATCACGCTCCAGGCGTACGGCAGCGAGAAGGTGAAGATCGACGGTTCCAAGCTGCCGGCCGGCTCCTGGCTGGCCGGGATCTACGGCAGCTACTGGACCGTGCAGAACATCACCTTCCAGAACTCCCCGGCCCAGGGCTTCGTGGTCACCTCGTCGACCGGCGGCATCTTCAAGAACCTGGTCACCGCGAACAACGGGGACTCCGGGTTCACCCTGCGCGGCGACAACACCGTCAACAACCTCGTGCAGAACCTGGACAGTCACGGCAACTACGACGCCGCGGCACACGGGCAGAACGCGGACGGCATCGCCATCAAGTTCGGCTCCGGGACGGGCAACAAGATCACCGGCGCGCGCCTCTACAACAACTCCGACGACGGCCTGGATCTGTGGCAGTTCTCCTCGCCGGTCACCATCGAGCACTCGTGGGCGTTCGGCAACGGCAAGAACCGCTGGAGCGACTCCGCCTTCGAGGGCAACGGCAACGGCTTCAAGCTCGGCGGCGGGGGTGCCTCGGTCGCGCACGTCGTGAACAACAACGCGGCCTGGGACAACATGCTGAACGGCTTCACGGAGAACTCCAACACCGGCGCCATCGTCCTCAACCGCAACACCGCGTACTCCAACGCCGAGGCCGGCTTCTACTTCGCCACCGGCAAGGCGCGACTCGCCCGCAACCTCGCGGTGAGCAACAAGGGCGGGCTGTCCAAGCTCGGTTCGTCCACGGTCTCGGCGGCCAACAACTGGGACAGCGGCGTCTCGACCCCGTCCTTCAAGTCGACGGACGCGACCACGGCGTACGGCTCCCGCAAGTCGGACGGCTCGCTGCCCGCGACGACCTTCCTGACGACGGGCTCGACGACCATCGGGTCCACGATGAACTGA
- a CDS encoding pectate lyase, translated as MTARAEQRVRHRRKVTRRRALIGGTAALGITGAAILTTSLLSSAGAGTLTVTGFQVENFGKLVRSCGNCKTQYKRTIVLSDIGVTAPGKAIVGVNANYGDTATLKKIRIHGDTEGRLRHGCLLLPGDTPQYNVLKIDIVSGSTGSACLSPGTSFDCVDLLA; from the coding sequence ATGACCGCACGAGCTGAACAGCGCGTCCGCCACCGCCGCAAGGTCACCAGGCGACGGGCGCTGATCGGCGGGACCGCCGCCCTCGGCATCACGGGGGCCGCGATCCTCACGACGTCGCTGCTCTCCTCGGCCGGCGCCGGCACCCTGACCGTGACCGGCTTCCAGGTGGAGAACTTCGGCAAGCTGGTCCGTAGCTGCGGCAACTGCAAAACGCAGTACAAGCGCACGATCGTGCTGAGCGACATCGGCGTGACCGCGCCGGGCAAGGCGATCGTCGGCGTCAACGCCAACTACGGCGACACGGCGACGCTGAAGAAGATCCGCATCCACGGCGACACCGAAGGCCGCCTCCGGCACGGGTGCCTTCTCCTGCCCGGGGATACACCTCAGTACAACGTGCTGAAGATCGACATCGTCAGTGGTTCGACCGGCTCGGCCTGTCTCAGCCCGGGCACGTCGTTCGACTGCGTGGATCTGCTGGCCTGA
- a CDS encoding NCS2 family permease, producing MSDTQKVADRPSAAPPAVNGVDRFFKVSERGSTFGREIRGGFATFFTMAYILVLNPIILGSAKDKFGHQLDTGQLVTATALVACVMTVIMGVGGNLPLAIAAGLGLNAVVAFQLAPLMSWADAMGLVVIEGVLICVLVLTGLREAIMNAIPQQLKQAIGVGIGLFIAFIGFVDAGFVSRIPDAANTTVPVQLGAVGRLTGWPVLVFCLGVLLTIALLARKVKGAILISIVTMTVVAIVINAVADIKSWGLTTPKVPDKLVESPDFGLVGHFSLFGGFEKAGVLTAVLLVFTLILSDFFDAMGTIVGISAEAGLLDEKGKVPGIGRVLFIDGAAAVAGGVASGSSNTAYIESAAGVGEGARTGFANLVTGGLFGLALFLTPLLTIVPLQAAAPALIAVGFLMMTHVKHIDWDKYEIAIPAFLTIAAMPFTYSITDGIGAGFLSYVVIKAVLGKAKEVHWLLWGVSALFLVYFAIDPVEQILGVK from the coding sequence ATGTCCGACACGCAGAAGGTGGCCGACCGGCCAAGTGCCGCACCCCCAGCGGTGAACGGCGTCGACCGGTTCTTCAAGGTCTCCGAACGGGGCTCCACCTTCGGCCGTGAGATACGCGGCGGCTTCGCCACGTTCTTCACGATGGCCTACATCCTCGTCCTGAACCCGATCATCCTGGGCAGCGCCAAGGACAAGTTCGGCCACCAGCTCGACACGGGCCAACTCGTCACCGCCACCGCCCTGGTGGCCTGCGTGATGACGGTCATCATGGGCGTCGGCGGCAATCTGCCGCTCGCCATCGCCGCGGGCCTCGGCCTCAACGCCGTCGTCGCCTTCCAGTTGGCCCCGCTGATGAGCTGGGCGGACGCGATGGGCCTCGTCGTCATCGAGGGCGTCCTCATTTGCGTCCTGGTCCTCACCGGGCTGCGAGAGGCGATCATGAACGCCATCCCGCAGCAGCTCAAGCAGGCCATCGGCGTCGGCATCGGCCTCTTCATCGCCTTCATCGGCTTCGTCGACGCCGGATTCGTCAGCCGCATCCCGGACGCCGCGAACACCACCGTGCCGGTGCAACTGGGCGCCGTCGGACGGCTGACCGGCTGGCCCGTTCTGGTGTTCTGTCTCGGTGTGCTGCTGACCATCGCGCTGCTCGCCCGCAAGGTGAAGGGCGCCATCCTGATCAGCATCGTGACCATGACCGTCGTCGCGATCGTCATCAACGCCGTCGCCGACATCAAGAGCTGGGGCCTGACCACCCCGAAGGTGCCCGACAAGCTGGTGGAGAGCCCCGACTTCGGACTCGTCGGTCACTTCAGCCTGTTCGGCGGCTTCGAGAAGGCCGGCGTGCTCACCGCCGTCCTGCTGGTCTTCACGCTGATCCTGTCGGACTTCTTCGACGCCATGGGCACCATCGTCGGCATCAGCGCGGAGGCGGGACTGCTCGACGAGAAGGGCAAGGTGCCCGGCATCGGCCGCGTCCTGTTCATCGACGGCGCCGCCGCGGTGGCCGGCGGTGTCGCCTCCGGCTCCTCCAACACCGCCTACATCGAGTCCGCCGCCGGCGTCGGCGAGGGGGCGCGCACCGGCTTCGCCAACCTCGTCACCGGCGGCCTCTTCGGCCTCGCGCTCTTCCTCACCCCGCTGCTGACCATCGTCCCGCTCCAGGCGGCGGCACCCGCCCTGATCGCCGTCGGCTTCCTGATGATGACCCACGTCAAGCACATCGACTGGGACAAGTACGAGATCGCCATCCCGGCGTTCCTCACCATCGCCGCCATGCCGTTCACCTACTCGATCACCGACGGCATCGGCGCCGGCTTCCTGTCGTACGTCGTCATCAAGGCGGTCCTCGGCAAGGCCAAGGAGGTCCACTGGCTGCTGTGGGGCGTGTCGGCGCTGTTCCTGGTGTACTTCGCGATCGACCCGGTGGAGCAGATCCTCGGCGTGAAGTAG